A DNA window from Rubripirellula tenax contains the following coding sequences:
- a CDS encoding ABC transporter ATP-binding protein has protein sequence MNAPMTPVVSVQGITRTGAAGRVLLDDITMDVMAGEGIALVGPSGSGKSTLLRAIARLDPIRNGYVKINGDTITSAAIPNFRRRVVYLAQRPAMIVGTVEQNLQLPFSFASSQSNYDRARAIDLLGELDRLEGILDQDASTLSGGEQQLVSLVRAILVDPEVMLLDEPTASLDAASLDRFESLASGWKNGDPRRAWVWTSHDADQIDRMTTRTIRLAGGRITHE, from the coding sequence GTGAACGCTCCGATGACACCTGTCGTTTCTGTCCAGGGAATCACTCGCACCGGCGCCGCCGGTCGCGTCTTGCTTGACGACATCACCATGGACGTGATGGCCGGCGAAGGCATCGCATTGGTCGGCCCCAGCGGCAGCGGCAAGTCGACCCTATTGCGGGCGATCGCGCGGCTGGATCCGATCCGAAACGGATACGTCAAAATCAATGGCGATACGATCACGTCGGCGGCGATTCCCAATTTCCGTCGCCGTGTCGTCTACCTTGCCCAGCGCCCCGCCATGATCGTCGGCACCGTTGAACAGAACTTGCAGCTACCGTTTTCCTTTGCGTCGTCTCAATCGAACTACGACCGCGCTCGGGCGATCGATTTGCTTGGCGAGTTGGACCGCCTCGAAGGAATTCTAGACCAGGACGCGTCGACGCTTAGCGGTGGGGAACAGCAACTGGTGTCGCTCGTCCGCGCGATCCTGGTTGATCCAGAAGTGATGTTGCTGGACGAACCGACAGCATCGCTGGACGCAGCATCGCTGGACCGCTTCGAATCGCTGGCAAGCGGATGGAAGAACGGTGATCCACGACGTGCTTGGGTTTGGACCAGCCACGATGCCGACCAAATCGATCGCATGACGACACGAACGATTCGTTTGGCCGGCGGGAGAATCACCCATGAATGA
- a CDS encoding undecaprenyl-diphosphate phosphatase yields MIEILILAVVQGIAEFLPISSSGHLVVLGALMGELSESPTLEVILHAGTLGSILVVYWRRILDLLTRDRRVISLLVVGTIPAVVIGLTIKTQFEHIMRYPLLASLMLIVTGVMLIFLGRLKPRDGQYAELSLKNAFLIGCFQAFAILPGISRSGSTILGGRLLGLKNDDSVTFSFLLAIPAILGATVLTLKDVYEQVQDGVPMAFEVPQLAAGALVSFVVGIFALKWLIGWSRQDRLHWFAWWCIPVGILASVYFGRLVFFS; encoded by the coding sequence GTGATCGAAATCTTGATTCTTGCCGTCGTCCAAGGCATCGCCGAGTTCCTGCCCATCAGTTCATCGGGCCATTTGGTCGTGTTGGGCGCGCTGATGGGGGAATTGAGTGAGTCGCCGACGCTGGAAGTCATTCTGCATGCCGGCACGCTGGGCTCCATCTTGGTCGTCTATTGGCGAAGGATCCTGGATCTGTTGACTCGCGATCGTCGGGTCATTTCTTTGTTGGTGGTGGGCACGATTCCCGCCGTCGTGATCGGTTTGACGATCAAGACCCAGTTCGAACACATCATGCGTTATCCGCTGTTGGCCAGCCTGATGCTGATCGTGACCGGCGTGATGCTGATTTTTCTGGGCCGACTGAAGCCTCGCGACGGCCAATACGCCGAGCTGTCGCTGAAGAACGCGTTCCTGATCGGATGTTTTCAGGCGTTTGCGATTCTGCCGGGGATCAGCCGCAGCGGGTCAACCATTCTGGGTGGACGGCTGTTGGGGCTGAAGAATGACGATTCGGTGACTTTCTCGTTCTTGCTGGCGATTCCAGCCATTTTGGGGGCAACGGTCCTGACGTTGAAGGACGTTTACGAACAGGTTCAGGACGGTGTTCCGATGGCATTCGAGGTTCCGCAGTTGGCTGCGGGAGCCCTCGTTTCCTTCGTTGTGGGCATTTTTGCACTGAAATGGTTGATCGGCTGGTCGCGCCAGGATCGGCTGCATTGGTTCGCGTGGTGGTGCATTCCGGTCGGAATCCTGGCCTCGGTCTACTTTGGGCGGCTGGTCTTTTTTTCCTGA
- a CDS encoding diaminopimelate decarboxylase, which produces MSASSASADLSSAKTVPFTQEQINSIRKTHPTPFYIYDEAAIRANVRRLNEAFSWCPGFREYFAVKATPNPRILQILMEEGCGGDCSSLGELLLCERVGMTGEKVMFTSNNTLAKDYKKARELDAVINLDDLTHVDYLHDNVGTPELICFRYNPGPLREGNVIIGKPEEAKFGFTREQLFTGYRQAMEKGAKRFGLHTMVASNELNPEFFVETAVMLFELAVDLHKELGIRLEFVNLGGGMGIPYRPGELALDFEVVGSGVKAAYDRLIGGTDLDPLTIYLENGRIITGPYGYLVTEVVHAKNTYKNYVGVDACMANLMRPGMYGSYHHMSILGKEDAPLDLTADVVGSLCENNDKFAIDRKLPHVGRGDVMVIHDAGAHGHSMGFQYNAKLRSAELLLREDGEVELIRRAETMDDYFATLNI; this is translated from the coding sequence ATGTCCGCTTCGTCCGCATCGGCTGATTTGTCATCTGCCAAGACCGTTCCGTTCACTCAAGAACAAATCAACTCGATCCGCAAGACGCATCCAACTCCGTTTTACATTTATGACGAAGCGGCGATCCGAGCGAATGTACGCCGGCTCAATGAAGCGTTTTCGTGGTGCCCGGGCTTTCGCGAATACTTCGCCGTCAAAGCGACACCGAACCCGCGGATTTTGCAGATTCTGATGGAGGAAGGCTGCGGCGGCGACTGCAGCAGTCTGGGCGAACTGCTGCTTTGCGAACGCGTCGGTATGACCGGCGAGAAGGTCATGTTCACGTCCAACAACACGTTGGCCAAGGACTACAAGAAGGCCCGCGAATTGGACGCTGTCATCAACTTGGACGACCTGACGCACGTCGATTACTTGCATGACAACGTCGGCACGCCCGAGCTGATTTGTTTCCGTTACAACCCCGGTCCGCTACGGGAAGGGAACGTCATCATCGGCAAGCCCGAGGAAGCGAAGTTCGGCTTCACTCGCGAGCAACTCTTCACCGGCTATCGCCAAGCGATGGAGAAAGGAGCGAAACGCTTCGGGCTGCATACGATGGTTGCGTCGAACGAACTGAACCCCGAGTTCTTTGTCGAGACGGCGGTCATGTTGTTCGAATTGGCGGTCGATTTGCACAAGGAATTGGGCATCCGGTTGGAATTCGTCAACTTGGGCGGCGGCATGGGAATCCCCTACCGTCCGGGCGAATTGGCACTCGACTTCGAAGTCGTCGGAAGCGGTGTGAAAGCTGCTTATGATCGCTTGATTGGTGGTACCGACTTGGATCCGTTGACGATCTATCTGGAAAATGGTCGCATCATCACTGGTCCATATGGTTACTTGGTGACCGAAGTCGTTCACGCCAAAAATACCTACAAGAATTACGTCGGTGTCGACGCGTGCATGGCGAACCTGATGCGGCCGGGCATGTACGGTTCGTATCATCACATGTCGATTCTGGGCAAAGAAGACGCGCCGCTGGATTTGACGGCCGATGTCGTGGGCTCGCTTTGCGAAAACAACGACAAGTTTGCGATCGACCGCAAGCTTCCCCACGTCGGACGCGGGGACGTGATGGTGATTCACGACGCGGGCGCCCACGGTCACTCGATGGGGTTCCAGTACAACGCCAAGCTGCGAAGTGCCGAGTTGCTGCTTCGTGAAGACGGTGAAGTCGAACTGATCCGACGTGCTGAAACGATGGACGACTACTTCGCGACACTGAATATTTAA
- a CDS encoding UDP-N-acetylmuramate dehydrogenase yields the protein MTFPDDLNHLIRTDEPLGPLVWLGIGGPAHYFAEPVDTDDLQRLVVAASQAGLTVRILGDGSNILVREAGVDGLVISLAAATTSGMSVDGTKMTAGAGAKLSHAVIKAVGAGLGGLEHLVGIPGSVGGAVVGNASSGGRDIGSIVHSIEVLEKDGSQRTVSQDDIGFSHRKSSLGGLIVLSVTFQLETRDVAALTKRMQKLWIGRNASRPTEDRRIAMPFVDPDGMPTRDLIQSVGLAGIREGDVSLDTQQPHYIIAHKGATSDQCLRLIERVREQVLMQTGIDLQLNLHIW from the coding sequence ATGACCTTTCCGGACGATTTGAACCATTTGATTCGCACCGACGAGCCCTTGGGGCCGTTGGTTTGGCTTGGTATCGGTGGTCCGGCTCATTATTTTGCTGAGCCCGTCGACACCGACGATTTGCAGCGGTTGGTAGTTGCCGCATCACAAGCGGGGCTTACCGTCCGGATCTTGGGCGATGGCAGCAACATTCTGGTTCGCGAAGCCGGCGTCGATGGCTTGGTCATCTCGCTGGCCGCTGCCACCACCAGCGGGATGTCCGTCGACGGCACCAAGATGACGGCCGGTGCAGGAGCCAAACTCTCGCACGCGGTCATCAAAGCGGTCGGCGCAGGCTTGGGAGGTTTGGAGCATCTTGTCGGCATCCCCGGCAGCGTCGGTGGTGCCGTCGTCGGCAATGCCTCCAGCGGTGGCCGTGACATCGGTTCGATCGTCCACAGCATCGAGGTCCTGGAAAAAGACGGCTCGCAGCGAACGGTTTCGCAGGACGACATCGGTTTTTCGCATCGAAAATCGTCGCTGGGCGGCTTGATCGTTCTTAGCGTGACGTTTCAGTTGGAAACGCGCGACGTCGCGGCGCTGACCAAACGGATGCAGAAACTGTGGATCGGCCGAAATGCCTCGCGACCCACCGAAGATCGGCGAATTGCGATGCCGTTTGTGGATCCCGATGGGATGCCGACGCGTGATTTGATCCAATCGGTCGGATTGGCGGGGATCCGGGAAGGCGATGTTTCACTGGACACACAGCAGCCCCACTACATCATTGCCCACAAGGGCGCGACCAGCGATCAATGCCTGCGGCTGATCGAAAGGGTTCGCGAGCAAGTCCTGATGCAGACCGGGATCGACTTGCAGTTGAACCTGCACATTTGGTAA
- a CDS encoding tetratricopeptide repeat protein has product MKLTHRKKIAFALFTVAFFFLTVECMLALLGLSADRLTTDPYVGFSSTMPLMVETADDVGTTTMVTSPTKLRWFNSQSFAVPKPDHVKRVFCVGGSTTFGRPFDDATSYCGYLRRLLPYVDPATQWEVINAGGVSYASYRVAAVMEELASYEPDLFIVYSAHNEFLERRTYPTMYESSATQRWAETSLRKTRTFTAMESIVRRLRGQDDAPIEMLPGDVDERLNHTPGPVDYVRDDTWSADVVRHYRLNLERMITIARRSGAAIVLVEPSSNQKDCSPFKSDDQHFDRGRGLFEQGLFDEALAEFTAAVDRDICPLRATSAIIESVHSTAAEQDVALVRFDERLRAKCFAEYGHACLGNEYFLDHVHPTIDVHRDLACWIIETLEASKWLRGTIPDGETVARVDTEIRNSIDRDRQAIAFRNLAKVLHWSGKFTEARRSAEDALRLMPGDLESQFVRADCFTRQGLFREAIEQYESIFEAAEYEKAMLPFAYLLADTARLEQAEFYATLATASESPKTRTAAFELLVRIHTALDEPERAAEANVSIDESTNE; this is encoded by the coding sequence TTGAAGCTGACACACCGCAAGAAGATCGCGTTCGCCCTTTTTACGGTGGCGTTCTTCTTTTTGACCGTCGAATGCATGTTGGCCTTGTTGGGTTTGTCGGCCGATCGTCTGACCACGGATCCCTATGTTGGTTTTTCGTCGACGATGCCGCTGATGGTGGAAACCGCCGACGACGTGGGCACGACGACGATGGTCACCTCGCCCACAAAACTTCGCTGGTTCAATTCGCAATCCTTTGCCGTACCGAAACCCGACCATGTCAAACGTGTTTTTTGCGTCGGCGGCTCAACGACTTTCGGGCGACCGTTTGACGACGCGACTTCGTACTGTGGCTATCTGCGACGACTGTTGCCGTATGTCGATCCGGCGACACAGTGGGAAGTCATCAACGCAGGCGGAGTCAGCTACGCCAGCTACCGCGTCGCAGCGGTGATGGAGGAATTGGCGAGCTACGAACCCGACTTGTTTATCGTCTATTCGGCTCACAACGAATTTCTTGAGCGTCGCACCTATCCCACAATGTACGAGTCGTCGGCCACTCAGCGATGGGCCGAAACGAGTCTGCGAAAAACCCGAACCTTCACCGCCATGGAATCGATCGTCCGTCGCTTGCGCGGGCAAGATGATGCGCCAATCGAAATGCTGCCCGGCGACGTGGACGAGCGACTGAACCATACACCCGGCCCGGTCGACTATGTTCGCGACGACACGTGGTCCGCAGATGTCGTGCGTCACTATCGATTGAATCTGGAACGCATGATCACAATCGCACGACGCAGCGGCGCGGCCATCGTGCTGGTCGAGCCTTCGTCGAACCAAAAGGATTGCTCACCGTTCAAGAGTGACGATCAACATTTCGATCGCGGCAGGGGACTGTTCGAGCAGGGGTTGTTCGACGAAGCGCTAGCCGAGTTCACAGCGGCGGTCGACCGCGACATTTGCCCGCTACGTGCGACGTCGGCGATCATCGAAAGCGTACACAGCACGGCGGCGGAACAGGACGTGGCGCTGGTTCGATTCGACGAACGATTGAGAGCAAAGTGCTTCGCCGAATACGGACACGCCTGCCTGGGCAACGAGTACTTTTTGGACCACGTTCACCCGACGATCGACGTTCACCGTGATTTGGCGTGCTGGATCATCGAGACGCTGGAGGCATCGAAGTGGCTGCGAGGCACCATTCCAGATGGTGAAACGGTGGCCCGGGTCGATACAGAGATTCGCAATTCGATCGATCGCGATCGTCAAGCAATTGCGTTTCGCAACTTGGCCAAAGTGCTTCACTGGTCGGGCAAGTTCACCGAGGCACGCCGATCAGCCGAAGACGCGCTGCGTTTGATGCCGGGCGATTTGGAAAGCCAGTTCGTTCGGGCGGACTGCTTCACGCGACAAGGTTTATTCCGTGAAGCCATCGAACAGTACGAATCCATTTTCGAGGCGGCCGAGTACGAGAAGGCGATGTTGCCATTCGCATACTTGCTGGCGGACACTGCGCGGCTGGAGCAAGCAGAGTTCTACGCGACGCTTGCGACTGCTTCCGAGTCGCCGAAAACACGAACAGCAGCGTTTGAGCTATTGGTTCGAATCCACACCGCATTGGACGAACCCGAACGGGCCGCCGAAGCGAACGTGTCGATTGACGAATCGACCAACGAATGA
- a CDS encoding DUF368 domain-containing protein: MERSEMPHDVEVGNTPTDPVATPSITTHSAGGDLINVVRGFLMGAADTVPGVSGGTVALILGHYTRLVTAISHVDRHLLGLVKEKQFAAAARHLDVRFLAALGAGIAIGIVSLSGLMHWLLEHRMPQTFAVFLGLLVASVWIVKGYVDRWSLGRVVAFLAGAAVAIVITLLPMGTGNMSLPYLFFSASIAICAMILPGISGAFVLLLLGVYHGVTGLIKDAAKGNFSIESLTQIAVFASGCLVGLLAFSKVLRWLLEHHRSTTMAWLVGLMVGSVGKLWPLQRPTAATAHEKLKFQVMEYVSPANWDGSLLVLAALAVGAAVAVMAIERFAESRA; this comes from the coding sequence ATGGAACGCTCTGAAATGCCCCATGACGTTGAGGTTGGGAACACGCCGACAGATCCGGTCGCAACGCCCTCGATCACGACCCATTCGGCCGGCGGAGACTTGATCAACGTCGTTCGCGGGTTCCTGATGGGTGCGGCCGACACCGTTCCCGGCGTCAGCGGCGGAACCGTTGCGTTGATTCTGGGTCACTACACGCGATTGGTCACGGCGATCAGCCACGTCGACCGGCACTTGCTGGGCTTGGTCAAAGAAAAACAGTTCGCCGCGGCGGCTCGGCATTTGGACGTTCGGTTCTTGGCCGCATTGGGAGCCGGCATTGCCATCGGGATCGTTTCGCTATCGGGATTGATGCACTGGTTGCTTGAGCATCGGATGCCGCAAACGTTTGCGGTTTTCCTGGGCTTGCTGGTCGCCAGCGTTTGGATCGTCAAGGGATACGTCGATCGCTGGAGCCTCGGGCGTGTGGTCGCTTTCTTAGCCGGTGCGGCCGTGGCGATCGTGATCACCCTGCTGCCGATGGGGACGGGCAACATGAGTTTGCCGTATCTGTTTTTCTCGGCGTCGATCGCGATTTGTGCGATGATTTTGCCGGGCATCAGCGGCGCGTTTGTGTTGCTGCTGCTGGGGGTCTACCACGGCGTGACGGGGCTGATCAAAGATGCCGCGAAGGGCAACTTTTCGATCGAGTCGCTGACGCAGATCGCCGTCTTCGCCAGCGGATGCCTGGTCGGATTGTTGGCGTTTTCAAAAGTTCTTCGTTGGCTGCTTGAACATCATCGCAGCACCACGATGGCGTGGTTGGTCGGATTGATGGTCGGCAGTGTCGGCAAACTTTGGCCGTTGCAACGACCGACGGCGGCAACCGCGCATGAGAAATTAAAATTCCAAGTCATGGAATACGTCTCGCCAGCGAACTGGGACGGCAGCCTGCTGGTCTTGGCGGCGCTGGCCGTCGGCGCGGCGGTGGCCGTGATGGCGATCGAGCGGTTCGCCGAATCTCGGGCGTGA
- a CDS encoding ABC transporter permease, which yields MNDISLSAGELAVAAGLLVVNGALSWWLKLNLGRQIAVSATRMAVQLALLGLVLKQIFALASFPPVMGLAAAMTIIAGFSAVGRIENRYPGIHVTTIISVWASSWLVTAVMIGMIVRPMPWYAPSVVIPLLGMVLGNSLTGISLGVDRYIGELKSRRAEIEMRLSLGATRWEATSAALATAARTAMIPILNTMSVAGIVSIPGMMTGQLLAGAPPVEAVKYQVMIMFVIAAAIAMGVIAALLLSYRKVTTKDHQLDV from the coding sequence ATGAATGACATTTCATTGTCAGCGGGCGAATTGGCCGTCGCCGCCGGACTGCTGGTCGTCAACGGCGCGCTGTCGTGGTGGTTGAAGTTGAACTTGGGTCGGCAGATCGCGGTCAGCGCGACTCGCATGGCCGTCCAGTTGGCGCTGTTGGGCTTGGTGCTGAAACAGATCTTTGCACTGGCCAGTTTTCCGCCCGTGATGGGACTAGCCGCCGCGATGACGATCATCGCTGGCTTCTCGGCCGTCGGACGGATCGAAAATCGTTATCCCGGCATTCACGTCACCACAATCATTTCCGTGTGGGCCAGCAGTTGGTTGGTGACCGCCGTGATGATCGGGATGATCGTTCGTCCGATGCCCTGGTACGCGCCGTCGGTGGTGATCCCACTGCTAGGGATGGTGCTAGGCAATTCGTTGACGGGAATTTCGCTTGGAGTCGATCGCTACATCGGTGAACTGAAATCACGCCGCGCCGAAATCGAGATGCGATTGTCCTTGGGTGCCACGCGCTGGGAAGCGACCAGCGCCGCGCTGGCCACGGCCGCCCGAACCGCCATGATCCCGATTCTCAACACGATGTCCGTCGCCGGTATCGTCAGCATCCCTGGAATGATGACGGGACAACTGTTGGCCGGCGCCCCACCGGTCGAAGCGGTGAAGTATCAAGTGATGATCATGTTCGTGATCGCGGCCGCCATCGCGATGGGCGTGATCGCGGCGTTATTACTGTCGTATCGAAAAGTGACGACGAAAGACCATCAATTGGACGTTTGA
- a CDS encoding Gfo/Idh/MocA family protein: MKVRVGLIGHCDAWQTRHRPALRVLHDRFDVRAVFNTVAKLAENVAAEFQADVVDGYRALVNRGDIDAVIMLQRNWLGWLPVMAACEAGKAIYWAGDLDFDSVQDAEVRSIVEDSGVAFMVEFPRRYAPATLRLKELIATRLGAPKLIFCHRRLQALGASSVGESDPSRRELVELIDWCRYVVGREPVSVSSVGHQTQVQPDMTSVSDYRCMSLAFPQFDDKPSVTAQISCGSYIRSTWHEAAGFRPPSAMQICCERGVAFIDLPTTLVWFDEAGRNMETLDTESPVGEQLLSQFHRSVTSLLRNMSDLDDAYRAVSIFEAALQSETEGRSISV; the protein is encoded by the coding sequence ATGAAAGTACGAGTCGGACTGATCGGCCACTGCGATGCCTGGCAAACGCGGCATCGGCCGGCCCTTCGTGTTCTGCATGACCGATTCGACGTTCGAGCCGTTTTCAATACGGTTGCGAAGTTGGCCGAGAACGTGGCCGCAGAATTCCAGGCCGATGTCGTCGATGGATATCGGGCCCTGGTCAATCGCGGCGATATCGATGCCGTCATCATGCTGCAACGCAATTGGCTTGGCTGGCTGCCGGTGATGGCCGCTTGCGAGGCAGGCAAAGCGATTTATTGGGCCGGGGATCTCGATTTCGATTCAGTCCAGGATGCCGAGGTTCGATCGATCGTCGAAGACTCTGGCGTTGCGTTCATGGTCGAATTTCCGCGGCGGTATGCTCCAGCGACACTTCGATTAAAGGAACTGATCGCGACTCGCTTGGGAGCCCCCAAGTTGATTTTTTGCCACCGTCGATTGCAGGCGCTCGGCGCATCGTCGGTCGGCGAATCCGATCCATCGCGACGTGAATTGGTCGAGTTGATCGATTGGTGTCGCTATGTCGTCGGCCGCGAACCGGTCAGCGTTTCATCCGTCGGTCATCAGACACAGGTTCAACCCGACATGACATCGGTATCCGACTACCGGTGCATGAGTTTGGCTTTTCCGCAATTTGACGACAAACCTTCGGTCACCGCTCAAATCAGTTGCGGCAGCTACATTCGATCGACGTGGCACGAAGCGGCCGGTTTTCGACCGCCTTCGGCGATGCAAATCTGTTGTGAACGGGGTGTCGCTTTCATTGACCTGCCCACAACTTTGGTTTGGTTCGACGAAGCCGGACGAAACATGGAGACGCTAGACACCGAATCACCCGTCGGTGAACAATTGCTTTCCCAGTTCCACCGCAGTGTCACAAGCCTGCTTCGCAACATGAGTGATCTGGACGACGCCTACCGCGCCGTTTCCATTTTCGAAGCCGCGCTGCAAAGCGAAACTGAGGGGCGAAGCATCTCGGTTTAA
- a CDS encoding thioredoxin family protein, with protein MVLFILAIALASVTSEQQMTQKYAEAYEQSVTEQKPLMVVVGAPWCPACNVLKDTTIKQMAQTGELDSVSLAVINKDDDPELVKQLTGGDKMLPQIIVFTQEDGRWQRRKLMGYQPKQPVRSLIRKALGRKVLGG; from the coding sequence ATGGTTTTGTTTATCTTGGCCATCGCGTTAGCTAGCGTCACCAGCGAGCAACAAATGACTCAGAAGTACGCCGAAGCTTACGAGCAGTCGGTGACTGAGCAGAAGCCTTTAATGGTTGTCGTGGGTGCCCCTTGGTGCCCCGCATGCAACGTGCTGAAAGATACGACCATCAAACAAATGGCCCAAACGGGCGAACTGGATTCCGTCAGCTTGGCAGTGATCAACAAGGACGACGATCCAGAATTGGTCAAACAATTGACCGGCGGCGACAAGATGCTGCCCCAAATCATCGTCTTCACTCAAGAAGATGGCCGCTGGCAGCGCCGAAAGCTGATGGGCTACCAGCCCAAACAGCCCGTTCGGTCGCTGATTCGTAAGGCGCTCGGGCGGAAAGTTCTTGGCGGCTGA
- the lexA gene encoding transcriptional repressor LexA, with amino-acid sequence MSMQLTDRQQNVYDMIRGLIVNRGYGPTVREIGEHFGIKSPNGVMCHLRALERKGLISRSPNKSRAIELTHAADRSGHSLPMAGMVAAGPTTLAFEQNDRVDFSEMLFKEDRFILQVSGDSMIDAHITDGDFVVVQKQETAMPGQMVVAQTDEGEATLKYWFPEGDRIRLQPANESMDPIYVRNATVIGVAVGVVRAGL; translated from the coding sequence ATGTCCATGCAACTCACCGACCGCCAGCAAAATGTCTATGACATGATTCGTGGCTTGATCGTCAATCGTGGATATGGTCCTACTGTTCGTGAAATTGGTGAACACTTTGGCATCAAAAGTCCCAACGGTGTGATGTGTCACCTGCGTGCACTCGAACGCAAAGGTTTGATCTCACGCAGTCCCAACAAGTCTCGCGCGATTGAGTTAACGCATGCTGCGGACCGCAGTGGACATTCGTTGCCAATGGCAGGCATGGTCGCCGCCGGTCCAACGACATTGGCATTCGAACAAAACGATCGCGTCGACTTCAGCGAGATGTTGTTCAAGGAAGATCGTTTCATCTTGCAAGTCTCGGGCGACTCGATGATCGACGCCCACATCACCGATGGCGATTTCGTCGTGGTGCAAAAACAAGAGACTGCGATGCCCGGTCAAATGGTCGTTGCCCAAACCGACGAAGGCGAAGCAACGCTGAAGTATTGGTTCCCCGAAGGCGATCGAATCCGGTTGCAACCGGCGAATGAATCGATGGACCCGATCTATGTCCGAAACGCCACCGTCATCGGCGTTGCCGTGGGCGTCGTCCGCGCCGGTTTATAG
- a CDS encoding type IV pilus modification PilV family protein yields the protein MRNGITLMEVVVSTVLVSGVLLVAMTTSANLWRNRGLQNEHEMAADLSGQMLDEITSKAFRDSVAPVFGIETDETGLARIGFDDVDDYHGFTESPPMHRDGQFIDGCSGWSIEVIVQPATPTTDGIEASATPTVDSDAGLRLVTVHCTTPTGHLITDVAVVSDVPGDEAETASFQRWRNETLTFSDGSSLRITAPLRNRPILGVGQ from the coding sequence ATGCGAAATGGCATCACGCTGATGGAAGTTGTCGTATCGACCGTCTTGGTGTCGGGTGTGTTGTTGGTAGCGATGACAACATCAGCCAATCTGTGGCGGAACCGTGGTTTGCAAAACGAACACGAAATGGCGGCTGATTTATCGGGCCAGATGTTAGACGAGATTACTTCCAAGGCGTTTCGTGATTCTGTGGCACCCGTGTTCGGTATCGAAACGGATGAGACCGGACTTGCCCGCATTGGCTTCGACGACGTCGACGACTATCACGGCTTCACCGAGTCGCCGCCAATGCACCGTGACGGTCAATTCATCGACGGATGCAGCGGATGGAGTATCGAAGTGATTGTGCAACCGGCAACCCCAACGACGGACGGCATCGAAGCCAGTGCTACCCCAACGGTAGATTCCGATGCTGGGCTTCGCTTGGTAACGGTACATTGCACGACGCCTACCGGCCACCTGATAACGGACGTTGCCGTGGTGTCAGACGTCCCAGGCGACGAAGCTGAAACCGCTTCGTTTCAGCGTTGGCGAAACGAGACGCTCACCTTCAGCGACGGCAGCTCGCTTCGGATCACAGCTCCGCTGCGCAACCGTCCCATCTTAGGCGTGGGACAATGA